One window from the genome of SAR202 cluster bacterium encodes:
- a CDS encoding alpha-hydroxy-acid oxidizing protein produces the protein MRLDPVSLDDIEVRAKKALPHDVADFVEAGSFNEITMRRNREALNAISLRPGLLRDVSKRDLSTTVLGQRVSFPIMIGPANGQGFIDPEAEVAIARAAGKAGVLMALSTGSHRSLEEVAQAAAGPLWFQLYHMSRKLSAMLVRRAEKAGYKAVCVTVDTPVPNSLERDDINEFHHHGGAVQGTFMDAESRKLMGPKYDPSDFFGGRPPTANVTTDDLDWLRSITSLPLVIKGIRSVGDAMLCLEHGTVGIVVSNHGARQVDSTLSSVETLRDIAKAVDGKMEVYFDSGIRRGSDLVKVLALGARAALVGRPQFWGLALGGEEGVSQMLELLRKEFDLCLGYCGFTSVQEINSSVVAMPKANGSIYRDTPDELNALSSLLKDGIITPKEYEAKKKAISNRRKRL, from the coding sequence ATGCGCCTTGACCCCGTAAGCCTTGACGACATTGAAGTCCGCGCCAAGAAAGCGCTGCCCCACGACGTGGCTGATTTTGTCGAGGCCGGCAGCTTCAATGAAATCACCATGCGCCGCAACCGGGAGGCCCTCAACGCCATCTCCCTGCGCCCGGGGTTGCTGCGAGACGTCTCCAAACGTGACCTGAGCACCACCGTATTGGGCCAGCGCGTCAGCTTTCCCATAATGATCGGCCCGGCCAACGGTCAGGGGTTCATCGACCCGGAGGCGGAGGTCGCCATCGCCCGCGCCGCCGGCAAGGCGGGCGTTCTGATGGCCCTCAGCACCGGCTCCCATCGCTCCCTGGAAGAGGTCGCCCAGGCGGCTGCCGGCCCTCTATGGTTCCAGCTTTACCATATGTCTCGGAAGCTCAGCGCTATGCTGGTGAGGCGGGCGGAGAAGGCAGGCTACAAGGCCGTCTGCGTAACCGTGGACACGCCCGTCCCCAACTCGCTGGAGCGCGACGACATTAACGAGTTCCATCACCACGGCGGCGCTGTCCAGGGGACCTTTATGGATGCGGAGTCTCGGAAGCTGATGGGACCCAAGTACGACCCCAGCGACTTCTTTGGCGGCAGGCCTCCGACTGCCAACGTCACCACCGACGACCTGGACTGGCTCCGCTCTATCACGTCGCTGCCCCTGGTTATAAAGGGCATCCGTTCCGTGGGAGATGCCATGCTGTGTCTCGAACATGGCACCGTCGGCATAGTCGTCTCCAACCACGGCGCCCGCCAGGTGGACTCCACCCTCTCATCCGTCGAGACCCTGCGGGACATTGCCAAGGCCGTGGACGGCAAGATGGAGGTGTACTTTGACTCCGGCATCCGCCGCGGCAGCGACCTGGTCAAGGTCCTGGCTTTAGGCGCCCGCGCGGCCTTAGTGGGGCGGCCTCAGTTCTGGGGCCTGGCCCTGGGCGGCGAGGAGGGTGTCAGCCAAATGCTGGAGCTTCTGCGTAAGGAGTTTGACCTGTGCCTGGGCTACTGCGGCTTCACCAGCGTCCAGGAGATCAATTCCAGCGTCGTCGCCATGCCAAAGGCCAACGGTAGCATCTATCGCGA
- a CDS encoding RidA family protein — MARKVITNSEIAGSPAYSPAIQVGPMVYVSGVGAKDLTKDCKGQAEQVFAHISKVLAAAGCGFKDVVKIQAFIARQSDYQTYNDVRRKIFPKDPPASTTVVTGLVRPEMLVEVEVVAYKEGASW, encoded by the coding sequence GTGGCGAGGAAAGTAATCACAAATTCAGAAATCGCGGGGTCCCCTGCCTATTCACCAGCGATACAGGTGGGGCCGATGGTTTACGTGTCCGGCGTCGGGGCTAAAGACCTGACCAAGGACTGCAAGGGCCAGGCGGAACAGGTCTTCGCGCATATAAGCAAGGTGCTGGCGGCGGCAGGCTGCGGGTTTAAGGACGTGGTGAAGATACAGGCCTTTATCGCCAGGCAGTCGGACTATCAGACCTATAACGACGTGCGACGGAAGATATTTCCCAAGGACCCGCCCGCCAGCACCACGGTGGTGACGGGGCTGGTGAGGCCGGAGATGCTGGTGGAGGTGGAGGTTGTGGCATATAAGGAAGGGGCGAGCTGGTAA
- a CDS encoding Ldh family oxidoreductase, whose amino-acid sequence MAITMVRVPIDRLEAFTLRAFRAMGTSEEESVLCTRGLIQSEMRCHPGQNQGVRRLPVYHERISKGWYTLGAPFQIVKESPSLALVDAHNGLGSVMGQRAMALAVRKARVSGIGTVVVRHSTHFGSAGVHARLALEQDCLGVAMTNAGPEIPAWGGKSEAVGTNPWAIAAPTSGLFPVVLDMAWTMVDMPKLRWLSREGETRIPKDWALDEDGNETEDLSRALRGIAQGIGRHKGYGLAMMTDALTGVIGGGAFGLAPYSNPAAQDVAHTFVALDIAWFMPVAEFKSRMDAFVREVKSSRLRPGFTEILAPGELDYRKEIECRRVGTNLDLELFESLRRLAEVLKIKFDIIS is encoded by the coding sequence ATGGCGATAACTATGGTCCGGGTCCCTATTGACAGGCTGGAGGCCTTCACTTTGCGCGCCTTCCGTGCCATGGGGACTTCAGAGGAAGAGTCCGTGTTATGCACTCGAGGCCTGATTCAGAGCGAGATGCGGTGCCACCCGGGGCAGAACCAGGGGGTTCGTCGGCTGCCCGTTTACCACGAGCGAATAAGCAAAGGCTGGTACACCCTGGGCGCGCCCTTTCAGATAGTAAAGGAATCGCCGTCGCTGGCGCTGGTCGACGCGCACAATGGGCTGGGTTCCGTCATGGGACAGCGGGCTATGGCCCTGGCGGTGAGGAAGGCCAGGGTGTCAGGGATAGGGACGGTGGTGGTGCGCCATAGCACGCATTTCGGATCGGCGGGGGTCCACGCGCGGCTGGCGCTGGAGCAGGACTGCCTGGGCGTCGCCATGACCAACGCCGGGCCGGAGATACCGGCCTGGGGCGGCAAGAGCGAGGCCGTGGGCACAAACCCCTGGGCCATCGCCGCGCCCACAAGCGGACTCTTTCCTGTGGTGCTGGATATGGCATGGACTATGGTCGACATGCCAAAGCTGCGCTGGCTTTCACGAGAAGGGGAAACCCGCATACCGAAGGACTGGGCGCTGGACGAGGACGGGAACGAGACGGAGGACCTGAGCAGGGCATTAAGGGGAATCGCGCAAGGCATTGGCAGGCATAAAGGGTACGGCCTGGCTATGATGACGGACGCGCTGACTGGCGTTATCGGCGGCGGGGCCTTCGGCCTGGCGCCCTACTCAAATCCGGCGGCGCAGGACGTGGCCCACACCTTCGTCGCGCTGGACATAGCGTGGTTCATGCCGGTAGCCGAGTTCAAGTCACGCATGGACGCCTTTGTGCGGGAGGTGAAGAGCAGCAGGCTGAGGCCGGGGTTCACGGAAATCCTTGCGCCGGGGGAGCTGGACTACCGGAAAGAGATAGAATGCCGCCGTGTGGGGACAAACCTGGACCTGGAGCTGTTCGAGTCCCTGCGGCGGCTGGCGGAGGTGCTGAAGATTAAGTTCGACATAATCTCTTAA
- a CDS encoding potassium channel family protein: MLKPNRVRDGINGWFDRHEVMWECLMALLALVFVVTAFLPRDPTIRALDIGISVLFVGEFAVRIAAARSRSHYLLHHWMDVVALVPAIPGYEDASTARIVRVLRLLMILRLLGAMDRILHHVKGVTAQPGLTYLIGLIAIMVVGIAGINHLIEKNTNEGFDSYSKALYWAMVTVTTTGYGDIAPRTEMGRAMATMLMVGGLVLWSLLTASVINYIAGIAASRKHHSDKAIEEMKAKLDRLDSLSRDELVSFRGSVDALVESRLGAGSNGRSQEKTEAKGKV; encoded by the coding sequence ATGCTGAAGCCAAACCGTGTTCGAGACGGAATAAACGGGTGGTTCGACCGCCATGAGGTGATGTGGGAGTGCCTTATGGCGCTCCTGGCGTTGGTCTTTGTGGTGACGGCGTTTTTGCCCAGGGACCCCACCATTCGGGCGCTGGACATAGGCATATCCGTCCTGTTCGTTGGCGAATTCGCGGTCAGGATTGCGGCCGCGCGCTCCCGAAGCCACTACCTGCTTCATCACTGGATGGACGTGGTGGCACTGGTGCCGGCCATCCCCGGCTATGAGGACGCTTCGACCGCACGAATTGTCAGGGTGCTGCGGCTGCTGATGATACTGCGCCTGCTGGGCGCCATGGACAGGATTCTGCATCACGTCAAAGGCGTCACCGCGCAGCCCGGCCTGACTTACCTGATTGGCCTGATAGCGATAATGGTGGTAGGCATCGCGGGCATTAACCATCTAATCGAAAAGAATACGAACGAGGGCTTCGATTCTTATAGCAAGGCCCTCTACTGGGCTATGGTCACGGTTACAACCACCGGATATGGCGACATTGCCCCCAGGACGGAGATGGGCAGGGCCATGGCTACCATGCTCATGGTGGGGGGCCTGGTGCTTTGGAGCTTGCTGACTGCCAGCGTCATCAACTACATCGCCGGCATAGCCGCGTCCAGGAAGCACCACTCTGACAAAGCGATTGAGGAGATGAAAGCGAAGCTGGATAGGCTGGACTCGCTCAGCCGCGACGAGCTGGTCTCTTTTAGAGGCTCGGTGGATGCCCTGGTGGAGAGCCGTTTGGGGGCTGGGAGCAACGGCCGGTCCCAGGAGAAAACAGAGGCCAAGGGCAAAGTCTAG
- a CDS encoding mechanosensitive ion channel, producing the protein MLAIYTGLAVYASILAIGLALALQKYVSSYFGFFIVRFSNIFNIGDRIRMGNIKGDVKHIGLFHFVLEEVGEDEKLGGELTGRILHIPNLIVLDQPVLNYSKSYSAGDELVACDYIFDEIRIPLSLKSDVDEASKLFEDILKNADQSIIEESKEAFRNDYPEFLKEAEEGPRILMHLEPQRVWLKGKLVVPVRTRNHLKSQVINEFLRQIKSRDSIQLAQ; encoded by the coding sequence ATGCTGGCGATTTACACCGGGCTGGCGGTCTATGCGTCCATCCTGGCCATTGGTCTCGCCCTGGCTTTGCAGAAGTATGTCTCCAGCTACTTTGGCTTTTTCATTGTGCGGTTCTCCAACATCTTCAACATTGGAGACCGCATCCGCATGGGCAATATAAAGGGCGACGTGAAACACATAGGACTGTTCCACTTTGTGCTGGAGGAGGTGGGCGAGGACGAGAAGCTGGGCGGGGAGCTGACAGGCCGGATACTTCATATACCTAACCTAATAGTCCTGGACCAGCCGGTCCTCAACTATTCCAAGAGCTACTCCGCCGGCGACGAACTGGTGGCCTGCGACTATATCTTCGATGAGATACGCATACCCCTGTCCCTCAAAAGCGACGTGGATGAGGCGTCGAAGCTCTTTGAAGACATCTTGAAGAATGCCGACCAGTCGATCATCGAGGAGAGCAAAGAGGCCTTTCGCAACGACTACCCGGAGTTCCTCAAAGAGGCGGAGGAAGGGCCGCGCATTCTGATGCACCTGGAGCCCCAGCGTGTGTGGCTGAAGGGCAAACTGGTAGTGCCTGTCCGGACTCGCAATCACTTGAAAAGCCAGGTCATAAACGAATTTCTTCGGCAGATTAAATCCAGGGACAGCATACAGTTGGCGCAATAG
- a CDS encoding MFS transporter: MAESRRFKVNTLSSLRHRNFRLLWLSTLFGSSGLWIQQTSVGWLTYLVTGSPFLLGLVNGIRAIPLLLLGPLGGVAADRFDRKKMLLSTHLFLLVTTASFATIVLLDKANIWNIIAFTLLTGVAWSFNMPTRQSTIATVVPKQDLMNAYALNASGVNITRIIGPSIAGVLIAVVTIAGNFYLQAATYVGVTAMVWRMKVPIGSPSSSKASVWQNLKEGLRYVWARPSIRSQMSVALIPVLIGMPYVALLPIFAGDILDVGEIGFGLMMAAPGIGALAGTLTIATLGNVKRKGLTMLGALMAMGGTLVLFSFSRWYIPSLFLLGAVGACQMVYMTTNMTLLQMDTPNEFRGRVMGVWTLNQGLQPLGSLIAGSMAEVWDAPTAVAIMGACVIVFSSLAFFRLPAVRTV; this comes from the coding sequence TTGGCTGAGTCACGCCGCTTTAAAGTAAACACCTTATCATCGCTTCGCCACCGCAACTTCCGGCTGCTCTGGCTCAGCACGCTTTTCGGCAGCAGCGGCCTCTGGATTCAGCAGACCTCGGTGGGCTGGCTGACATACCTTGTTACAGGCTCGCCCTTCCTGCTGGGACTGGTCAACGGCATCCGCGCTATTCCCCTCCTGCTCCTGGGCCCCCTGGGAGGCGTGGCCGCCGACCGGTTTGACCGGAAGAAGATGCTCCTCTCCACCCACCTCTTCCTGTTAGTCACGACGGCGTCTTTCGCCACCATAGTCTTGCTGGACAAGGCCAACATCTGGAACATCATCGCCTTCACGCTGCTGACGGGCGTCGCTTGGAGCTTCAACATGCCCACGCGCCAGTCGACCATCGCCACCGTGGTGCCGAAGCAGGACCTGATGAACGCCTACGCACTGAACGCCTCGGGCGTCAATATAACGCGAATCATCGGCCCATCGATAGCGGGAGTGCTCATCGCGGTGGTAACGATAGCGGGCAACTTTTATCTGCAAGCTGCTACTTATGTAGGCGTGACGGCGATGGTGTGGCGAATGAAGGTGCCCATCGGGAGCCCGTCGTCGAGCAAAGCCTCGGTGTGGCAAAACTTGAAAGAAGGGCTGCGATACGTTTGGGCCAGGCCATCGATTCGCTCGCAAATGTCCGTGGCCCTGATACCTGTCCTCATAGGCATGCCCTACGTCGCATTATTGCCTATCTTCGCCGGCGACATTCTGGACGTGGGCGAAATAGGGTTCGGCCTTATGATGGCGGCGCCGGGCATTGGCGCGCTGGCGGGGACGCTGACCATTGCCACCCTGGGCAACGTGAAGCGAAAGGGCCTGACCATGCTGGGGGCGCTGATGGCTATGGGCGGCACGCTGGTGCTGTTCTCCTTCTCTCGATGGTACATACCCAGCCTCTTTCTGCTGGGCGCAGTGGGCGCCTGCCAGATGGTATATATGACAACGAACATGACGCTGCTGCAAATGGACACGCCCAACGAGTTTCGAGGCCGCGTGATGGGGGTGTGGACGTTGAACCAGGGGCTTCAGCCGCTGGGGAGCCTTATCGCGGGGTCCATGGCCGAGGTGTGGGACGCGCCGACGGCGGTGGCGATTATGGGAGCCTGCGTCATTGTGTTTTCCAGCCTGGCGTTCTTTAGGCTTCCAGCGGTGCGGACGGTCTAA
- the rlmN gene encoding 23S rRNA (adenine(2503)-C(2))-methyltransferase RlmN produces MTLSIEIATGAGLKPLLGLTDGELSSLFEGLGEPAYRGKQVADALYKRGARDFNQLTNLSKGLRDRLQREFALGRSEIVTRQQAKDGTVKLLLGLADGQKVESVALPYEERYSCCVSTQVGCPVKCAFCATGLSGYTRNLTAGEIVDQVLTVQDVARESDPQARVSNVVFMGMGEPLMNYDATLKALHLLNDEVGIGMRHLTVSTVGYVPGIRRLAKEKLQCTLAISLHAPNDELRRQLIPTMHKWDIKELMSACRDYFNETHRRLTFEYCLLRGVNDQSEHAQELAALLQGMNCHVNLIPFNPVEALGFKGPKKDRIRAFKQVLEESGVQVTQRVQRGVDIDAACGQLRRRAESAANKES; encoded by the coding sequence ATGACCCTGTCCATTGAAATTGCAACTGGCGCCGGCCTCAAGCCCCTCCTTGGTCTAACGGACGGGGAACTGTCGTCGCTCTTTGAAGGCCTGGGCGAGCCTGCCTATCGAGGCAAGCAGGTGGCCGACGCCCTCTACAAGCGGGGCGCCAGGGACTTTAACCAGTTGACCAACCTTTCCAAGGGCCTTCGCGATAGGCTTCAGCGCGAGTTTGCTCTAGGCCGTTCCGAGATTGTAACCCGGCAGCAGGCCAAAGACGGCACTGTGAAGCTGCTGCTAGGCCTTGCCGACGGCCAGAAAGTGGAATCGGTGGCGCTGCCTTACGAAGAGCGCTATTCCTGCTGCGTCTCCACACAGGTAGGCTGCCCGGTCAAGTGCGCCTTCTGCGCCACCGGCCTCAGCGGCTACACCCGGAACCTGACGGCGGGCGAAATCGTTGACCAGGTGCTGACCGTCCAGGACGTCGCCCGCGAGTCCGACCCCCAGGCCAGGGTCAGCAATGTGGTGTTCATGGGCATGGGCGAGCCTCTAATGAACTACGACGCTACCCTGAAAGCCCTCCATCTACTGAACGACGAAGTCGGCATTGGCATGCGCCACCTCACGGTCAGCACGGTGGGATACGTGCCGGGCATCCGTAGGCTTGCCAAAGAAAAGCTCCAGTGCACCCTGGCGATTTCCCTCCACGCTCCCAACGACGAGCTGCGACGCCAGCTTATCCCCACTATGCATAAGTGGGATATCAAAGAACTAATGTCAGCCTGCCGGGACTATTTCAACGAGACGCACCGCCGCCTCACTTTTGAATACTGTTTGCTTCGAGGCGTTAACGATCAGTCTGAACACGCGCAAGAACTCGCCGCCCTGCTGCAGGGCATGAACTGTCACGTGAATCTGATACCCTTTAATCCCGTCGAAGCCCTGGGCTTCAAAGGGCCGAAGAAGGACCGCATTCGCGCATTCAAGCAGGTGTTGGAAGAATCAGGCGTCCAGGTCACACAGCGCGTCCAGCGAGGCGTCGACATCGACGCCGCCTGCGGCCAGCTTAGACGCCGCGCCGAATCCGCCGCCAATAAGGAGAGTTAA
- a CDS encoding MFS transporter, which yields MGLVSLSSPSPKKSARSGFFSALAFPDYRQLWFATATAQSAAWSLIVLRGALVYRLTDSNAWVGFVTMAALLPGLVVTPMAGFLADRFDRRRVLAATYGLNLANNLALAFLTISDNITPGLILILAIMNGCIRATEMPTNQALLPNLVPKDRLLNAVALNQLMQQGSRMIGPLITLPIISFMGPEPAFAVPVILYGLGWTQILSIRTSSRGVVEANRGMFSNLSAGIRYIYAHPIVLSIIAVTVLHCALTMAFESVFPYFSRAQLGMTTEKDLFQGPTYLMIGVGMGAILGNLSLARIEDRKFRGRLFLILGILSGLSPIGLALAGSIEQAMLAAAGIGASTAAFMTLSHGMVQAMVPDGIRGRIMSANTWHVQGAMGGFNAVNGLLMDVSWMTAPRLLIGTGLIFIAIVLVSLAAGPLRSIYSRGTGAAQPAPEAAPAS from the coding sequence ATCGGACTCGTGTCTTTGAGCAGCCCCTCGCCCAAAAAATCGGCGCGATCGGGCTTTTTCTCGGCCCTGGCCTTTCCCGACTATCGACAGCTCTGGTTCGCCACCGCCACGGCCCAGTCGGCGGCGTGGTCGTTAATCGTCCTGCGCGGCGCGCTGGTCTATCGCCTGACGGACTCCAACGCGTGGGTAGGGTTCGTGACCATGGCGGCGCTGCTTCCCGGACTGGTAGTGACGCCCATGGCGGGGTTCCTGGCGGACCGATTCGACCGGCGGCGGGTGCTGGCGGCTACCTACGGCTTGAACCTTGCCAACAACCTGGCCCTGGCCTTCCTTACCATCTCCGACAACATCACCCCAGGGCTTATACTCATTCTGGCGATAATGAACGGCTGCATCCGCGCCACCGAGATGCCGACCAACCAGGCCCTGCTTCCCAACCTGGTGCCCAAAGATCGGCTGCTGAACGCCGTGGCGCTGAACCAGCTTATGCAGCAAGGCTCTCGAATGATCGGCCCGCTGATTACATTGCCTATCATCAGCTTTATGGGGCCGGAGCCGGCCTTTGCCGTGCCCGTAATCCTATACGGCCTGGGCTGGACACAGATACTAAGCATTCGCACCAGCTCGCGGGGCGTGGTCGAGGCCAACCGGGGCATGTTCTCAAACCTGTCGGCGGGCATCAGGTACATATACGCGCATCCAATTGTGCTGTCGATTATCGCGGTGACTGTGCTGCACTGCGCGCTGACCATGGCCTTCGAGTCGGTGTTTCCGTACTTCTCCCGGGCGCAGCTTGGCATGACTACGGAGAAGGACCTGTTCCAGGGGCCGACGTATTTAATGATTGGCGTGGGGATGGGCGCTATCCTTGGCAACCTCAGCCTGGCGCGTATCGAAGACCGCAAATTTAGAGGACGGCTATTTCTTATCCTCGGGATACTGAGCGGCCTGTCGCCCATCGGACTGGCATTGGCGGGCAGCATCGAGCAGGCGATGTTGGCCGCCGCGGGAATCGGCGCCAGTACGGCGGCGTTTATGACGTTGAGTCACGGCATGGTGCAGGCTATGGTGCCCGACGGCATCCGGGGCCGCATCATGAGCGCTAACACGTGGCACGTGCAGGGCGCCATGGGCGGATTCAACGCTGTCAATGGCCTGCTGATGGATGTGTCGTGGATGACAGCGCCTCGATTGCTAATTGGGACCGGACTCATCTTTATCGCCATTGTTTTAGTGAGCCTGGCGGCGGGGCCGCTGCGGAGCATCTACTCCCGAGGCACCGGGGCGGCGCAGCCCGCTCCCGAGGCCGCTCCAGCCTCCTAG
- a CDS encoding MFS transporter, with amino-acid sequence MRLAFTQGSSHKWWAAGAAGLGIVTTVIDQQSVNVALPAIADHFDAELPVVQWVTAGYILAISVLILPMGRLSDVIGRKPVFVGGFFVFVLSALFAGLSDSLGLIIFAKVIQGLGSAMIQATSMAIIISVFGANQRGVALSLNNMAVGVGSISGPVLGGFLIDALDWRSVFFINVPVGIVGAAAAMLILDESKFARAVRKNGGFSFDWVGASLSAAALLLFLLGLSNANKLGWDSPFIIASLVGFVAALGAFIWWEARTPEPMVDLSFFKNPLFSRGMLARVISFTNMAPVRFLIPFYLIAVQGYSAKQMGLIIVVSSAAMSFMSPLSGYLSDRFGSHRFIVIGMLMATAGLFVLALLNEGSPLGLVVLGLFLHSAGLGIFMTPNNSAILGTVDRGRYGIATAFVSLTRNAGQVIGIAIATVVVTAALQAEGYSASVTADQSLDAGEASAFVKGLRYTFLLMGSFQVLALLVSLFRERAGVRKTAAASTPTSASSE; translated from the coding sequence ATGCGCCTAGCATTTACCCAGGGCAGTTCCCATAAGTGGTGGGCGGCAGGGGCCGCTGGCCTGGGTATCGTTACCACGGTCATAGACCAGCAGAGTGTCAACGTCGCGCTGCCGGCCATCGCCGACCACTTTGACGCCGAGCTGCCGGTGGTGCAATGGGTGACGGCGGGCTACATACTGGCTATCAGTGTCCTCATCCTGCCCATGGGCCGCCTCTCCGACGTCATCGGCAGGAAGCCTGTTTTCGTGGGCGGGTTCTTTGTTTTCGTGCTAAGCGCCCTTTTCGCCGGCCTATCCGATAGCCTGGGCCTGATAATTTTCGCCAAGGTCATCCAGGGCCTCGGCTCCGCGATGATCCAGGCCACGTCCATGGCTATCATCATCTCGGTCTTTGGGGCCAACCAGCGAGGCGTGGCGTTGAGCCTGAACAACATGGCGGTGGGCGTCGGCAGCATTTCGGGGCCGGTGCTGGGCGGCTTCCTCATCGACGCCCTGGACTGGCGCTCCGTCTTTTTCATAAACGTGCCGGTGGGCATCGTCGGCGCAGCAGCCGCTATGCTGATACTGGACGAGAGCAAGTTTGCCAGGGCGGTGCGAAAAAACGGCGGCTTCTCCTTCGACTGGGTGGGGGCGTCGCTGTCGGCGGCAGCGCTGCTGCTATTCCTTCTGGGGTTGAGCAACGCGAACAAGCTGGGGTGGGACTCGCCTTTCATCATCGCGTCACTGGTGGGGTTCGTGGCGGCACTGGGGGCTTTTATCTGGTGGGAGGCGCGGACGCCGGAGCCGATGGTAGACCTGAGCTTCTTCAAAAACCCGCTGTTCAGCCGTGGAATGCTGGCACGCGTCATATCCTTTACCAACATGGCGCCGGTGCGCTTCCTTATCCCCTTTTATCTTATCGCTGTCCAGGGATACAGCGCGAAGCAGATGGGTCTCATCATTGTGGTCAGCTCGGCGGCCATGTCCTTCATGTCGCCGCTGAGTGGTTACCTCTCGGACCGGTTTGGCAGCCACCGCTTTATCGTCATCGGAATGTTGATGGCGACAGCGGGGCTTTTCGTGCTGGCGCTGCTGAACGAGGGGTCACCTCTAGGTCTGGTGGTGCTGGGCCTCTTCCTGCATTCCGCCGGCCTGGGCATTTTCATGACGCCCAACAACAGCGCCATCCTCGGCACAGTGGACCGGGGCCGCTACGGCATCGCGACGGCCTTTGTCAGCCTGACGCGAAACGCCGGACAGGTCATCGGCATCGCTATCGCGACGGTGGTGGTTACGGCGGCGCTGCAAGCCGAGGGTTACAGCGCTAGTGTTACCGCCGACCAGAGCCTGGACGCGGGCGAGGCCAGCGCCTTCGTAAAAGGCCTCCGCTACACCTTCTTATTAATGGGAAGCTTCCAGGTGTTAGCCCTGCTGGTGTCGCTGTTCAGGGAACGGGCTGGCGTTAGAAAGACGGCCGCTGCAAGTACGCCGACGTCAGCTTCCTCGGAATGA